The Diadema setosum unplaced genomic scaffold, eeDiaSeto1 scaffold_50, whole genome shotgun sequence genome has a segment encoding these proteins:
- the LOC140245881 gene encoding uncharacterized protein — MKPYGRRNLDQQQKIFNYRLSRARRVVENAFGILALRFQCFLGQMRQEPDTVRLLVEAAIMLHNLIRKRYQALEVRMLDQEDAQHNLIPGAWRTAAIREDLDRPIRGNRDTELAKRQRDTLKYYFNSAGAVAWQDKMVLTTFCIMVVLLHRSKDCLRKH; from the coding sequence ATGAAACCCTATGGCCGTCGTAACCTTGACCAACAGCAGAAGATCTTCAACTACAGGCTGTCTAGGGCAAGGCGTGTTGTTGAAAACGCCTTTGGTATTCTGGCCTTGCGGTTCCAGTGCTTCCTTGGCCAGATGAGACAGGAACCAGACACAGTCCGCCTGCTCGTTGAAGCTGCCATCATGCTGCACAACCTCATCAGGAAGCGCTATCAGGCGCTGGAAGTCCGCATGTTGGACCAGGAGGATGCCCAGCACAACCTCATCCCTGGAGCTTGGAGAACTGCCGCCATCAGAGAGGATTTGGACAGGCCCATCAGGGGAAACAGGGACACTGAGCTTGCCAAACGCCAGAGGGATACGCTCAAGTATTACTTCAACAGTGCGGGAGCGGTTGCATGGCAGGATAAGATGGTcttgacaacattttgtatcaTGGTAGTACTTTTGCACAGGAGTAAAGACTGTCTTAGAAAACATTGA